In one Winogradskyella sp. MH6 genomic region, the following are encoded:
- a CDS encoding DUF4254 domain-containing protein — protein MFSDKANSIFQDVIKTYKVLNTVEQPFTNKYDKNEDLIAHLLYRKCWIDTVQWAYEDIIRDPNIDPVAALKLKRMIDASNQDRTDTVEYIDSYFLDKYKDVAVKADAKINSESPAWAIDRLSILALKIYHMHLETVREDATENHKAACQKKLDVLLEQRKDLSTAIDDLLTDIANGDKYMKVYKQMKMYNDDELNPVLRGQK, from the coding sequence ATGTTTTCAGATAAAGCAAACAGTATATTTCAAGATGTTATTAAAACCTATAAAGTTTTAAATACGGTAGAACAACCTTTCACAAACAAGTATGATAAAAATGAAGATCTAATCGCTCATTTGTTATACAGAAAATGTTGGATAGATACAGTGCAGTGGGCTTACGAAGACATTATTAGAGACCCAAATATAGATCCTGTTGCAGCATTAAAACTAAAACGTATGATTGATGCATCTAACCAAGACAGAACTGATACGGTTGAATATATTGACAGTTACTTCTTAGATAAATACAAAGATGTTGCCGTAAAGGCTGATGCTAAAATTAACTCTGAAAGTCCTGCTTGGGCTATAGACAGACTATCTATTTTGGCATTAAAAATCTATCACATGCATTTAGAAACAGTGAGAGAAGATGCTACTGAAAATCATAAAGCAGCTTGCCAAAAGAAATTAGACGTTTTATTAGAACAACGTAAAGATTTGAGCACTGCAATTGATGATTTATTGACAGATATAGCGAACGGAGATAAGTACATGAAAGTTTACAAACAAATGAAAATGTACAACGACGATGAGCTTAATCCTGTTTTAAGAGGACAAAAATAA
- a CDS encoding glycosyltransferase family 9 protein, whose protein sequence is MSILKLMSAAKHILVIRFSAMGDVAMTVPVLIALTSQHPQLKVTVVTRTFFKPFFEDIPNVEVYVADLKGKHKGVLGLYKLSKELRKLGFDVVADLHNVLRSKVLKLFFFGKKVIQIDKGRAEKKALVSAEAVKQLKTTHQRYADVFNTLGFPVDLSQPKFPKTKPLTKAVLGLGINTNETLVGIAPFAAYESKMYPLENMEAVISELSKDYKVILFGGGKKEIEVLNVFEAKYDNVVSVAGKLSFKEELELISNLKLMLAMDSGNGHLAAMFGVKVITIWGVTHPFAGFVPFNQPEDFQLTADRSQYPKIPTSIYGNNYPEGYENAAGSIAVETIVSKVKSVIPAKTGI, encoded by the coding sequence ATGTCTATTCTGAAATTAATGTCAGCAGCCAAGCACATACTCGTCATAAGATTTTCGGCAATGGGAGACGTTGCTATGACAGTGCCTGTGTTGATTGCATTAACCTCACAACATCCGCAATTAAAAGTAACCGTTGTTACCAGAACGTTTTTTAAACCTTTTTTTGAAGACATTCCAAATGTTGAGGTTTATGTCGCTGATTTAAAAGGCAAACACAAAGGTGTTTTGGGGCTTTATAAACTATCAAAAGAACTTAGAAAGTTAGGCTTTGATGTTGTCGCAGATTTGCACAACGTTTTACGAAGTAAGGTTTTGAAGTTATTTTTTTTCGGGAAAAAAGTAATTCAGATTGATAAAGGCAGAGCAGAGAAGAAGGCTCTAGTTTCTGCTGAAGCAGTAAAACAACTAAAAACCACGCATCAACGCTATGCAGATGTGTTTAATACATTAGGATTTCCAGTTGATTTATCTCAGCCAAAATTTCCAAAAACAAAACCTTTAACCAAAGCTGTTTTAGGTTTAGGAATTAATACTAATGAAACTTTAGTTGGTATTGCTCCATTTGCAGCTTACGAAAGTAAAATGTATCCGCTTGAAAACATGGAGGCAGTTATTTCAGAATTGTCTAAAGATTATAAGGTTATCTTATTTGGAGGTGGTAAAAAAGAAATAGAGGTACTTAATGTCTTTGAAGCGAAATATGATAATGTGGTTTCTGTTGCAGGAAAATTATCGTTTAAAGAGGAATTGGAGTTAATTTCAAATTTAAAATTGATGCTTGCCATGGATTCGGGTAATGGTCATTTAGCAGCAATGTTTGGTGTAAAAGTGATTACGATTTGGGGCGTAACACATCCTTTTGCTGGTTTTGTACCCTTTAATCAACCTGAAGATTTTCAACTTACAGCAGATAGAAGCCAATACCCAAAGATTCCAACCTCGATTTACGGCAACAACTATCCTGAAGGCTACGAAAACGCAGCAGGAAGCATTGCTGTAGAGACTATTGTCTCAAAAGTAAAGTCTGTTATTCCTGCAAAGACGGGAATCTAA
- a CDS encoding DUF6427 family protein: protein MITSIFSKSKPINFIMVAGFVIILFVISNFSQLFTDVNTALKTSIKLVVAVFFVFLLDFIISKNNLTKKNGYAIMTFGLLFGLFPEALKHSDLLIANLFVLFALRRLISLQTNLHIKKKFFDAGFWVMMATLFYFWAILFFAVVIVALIYHSKNNLKNVIIPFVGVATVILLLIAYNISVYDTYIKPTNFSRYASVDYSVYNSGEFILKFTVLFTSFIWTLIYFFRSIQDKNKKLKPSFFLIAWSSVIAILIAIIAPVKNGSEFIFLFAPFSIIMANYIEVVSEKWFKEVFISLLIIVPIVSLLL from the coding sequence ATGATTACAAGCATTTTTAGTAAATCTAAGCCTATAAACTTTATAATGGTTGCTGGTTTTGTTATTATACTATTTGTAATTTCAAATTTCAGCCAGCTATTTACGGATGTAAATACGGCTTTAAAAACCTCTATAAAGCTAGTGGTAGCTGTCTTTTTTGTTTTTCTTTTAGACTTTATTATTTCAAAAAATAACCTTACCAAAAAGAATGGTTATGCCATAATGACGTTTGGATTGTTATTTGGATTGTTTCCTGAAGCTTTAAAACATTCAGATTTATTGATTGCTAATTTGTTTGTGCTTTTTGCATTAAGACGTCTCATTAGTTTGCAAACCAACCTTCACATTAAGAAAAAATTCTTTGATGCAGGTTTTTGGGTTATGATGGCAACCCTTTTTTATTTCTGGGCTATATTATTTTTTGCAGTTGTAATTGTGGCATTAATCTACCATTCAAAGAATAACTTAAAGAATGTTATTATTCCTTTTGTAGGTGTTGCTACGGTTATCTTGTTACTTATCGCTTACAACATTAGTGTTTATGATACTTATATAAAACCAACTAATTTTAGTCGTTATGCAAGTGTAGATTATTCCGTTTATAACAGTGGCGAATTTATTTTAAAGTTTACCGTTTTATTTACATCGTTTATTTGGACACTCATCTACTTTTTTAGAAGTATACAAGACAAAAACAAAAAACTAAAACCATCTTTTTTTCTTATAGCTTGGTCTTCGGTTATAGCTATCTTAATAGCAATTATTGCGCCTGTAAAAAATGGAAGTGAGTTTATCTTCCTATTTGCACCATTTTCTATAATTATGGCAAATTATATCGAAGTGGTTTCAGAAAAATGGTTTAAAGAAGTCTTTATTTCATTACTAATAATAGTACCCATTGTTAGCTTATTGCTGTAG
- the purD gene encoding phosphoribosylamine--glycine ligase, with amino-acid sequence MNILVLGSGGREHTFAWKIAKSSHCENLFVAPGNSGTKSIATNLDISVTDFEAIKEAVLENNIDLVVVGPEDPLVQGVHDFFLEDQDLKNVAVIGPQKAAAELEGSKEFAKEFMMRHNIPTAAYQSFTKDNVEEGYKFLETLNAPYVLKADGLAAGKGVLILNDLEEAKTELKNMLVDAKFGDASTKVVIEEFLDGIELSCFVLTDGKDYKILPTAKDYKRIGEGDTGLNTGGMGAVSPVPFATDDFLSKIENQIVKPTVDGLQKDNLPYVGFIFIGLIKVGDDPKVIEYNVRMGDPETEVVLPRLKTDLVAVFKAMANGTLANVAIDIDERAATTIMLVSGGYPEAYEKGKEVTGLEKVEDSIVFHAGANDTDGKVVTSGGRVMAVTSYGDTYQEAIKKSYQNIEKLHFDKMYYRKDIGFDL; translated from the coding sequence ATGAATATTTTAGTCTTAGGATCTGGCGGAAGAGAACATACATTTGCATGGAAAATTGCAAAAAGTAGCCACTGTGAAAACCTATTTGTTGCACCAGGAAACTCTGGTACTAAATCTATTGCTACTAATTTAGATATTTCAGTAACCGATTTTGAGGCTATTAAAGAGGCAGTACTAGAGAATAACATAGACCTAGTTGTTGTTGGTCCAGAAGACCCTTTGGTACAAGGAGTTCACGATTTCTTTTTAGAAGACCAAGACCTTAAAAATGTTGCGGTTATTGGTCCGCAGAAAGCAGCAGCTGAGTTAGAAGGTAGTAAAGAGTTCGCAAAAGAATTTATGATGCGCCACAATATACCAACAGCAGCTTATCAAAGTTTTACCAAAGACAATGTAGAAGAAGGGTATAAATTTCTTGAAACCTTAAATGCTCCTTACGTGTTAAAAGCTGACGGATTGGCGGCTGGAAAAGGGGTTTTAATTTTAAACGACCTAGAAGAAGCTAAAACCGAATTAAAAAATATGCTCGTTGACGCCAAGTTTGGTGATGCAAGTACCAAAGTGGTAATCGAAGAATTTTTAGATGGTATTGAGTTGAGTTGTTTTGTTTTAACAGACGGAAAAGATTATAAGATTCTTCCAACAGCAAAAGATTATAAACGAATAGGTGAAGGAGATACAGGCTTAAATACAGGTGGAATGGGAGCTGTGTCTCCTGTACCATTTGCAACAGACGATTTTTTAAGTAAAATTGAAAATCAAATTGTTAAGCCAACAGTTGATGGTTTACAAAAAGACAATTTACCGTATGTAGGATTCATTTTCATAGGACTGATTAAAGTTGGTGACGATCCAAAAGTTATTGAGTATAATGTAAGAATGGGAGATCCTGAAACCGAAGTCGTTTTACCTAGATTAAAAACCGACTTGGTAGCTGTTTTTAAGGCTATGGCAAACGGTACGTTAGCAAATGTTGCTATAGATATAGATGAGCGTGCTGCAACAACAATAATGTTAGTATCTGGCGGCTATCCTGAAGCTTACGAAAAAGGTAAAGAAGTTACAGGACTAGAAAAGGTTGAAGATTCTATTGTATTTCATGCAGGAGCAAATGACACAGATGGGAAAGTAGTAACTTCTGGAGGTCGTGTTATGGCTGTAACGTCGTACGGAGACACGTACCAAGAAGCCATAAAAAAATCTTATCAAAACATAGAAAAACTACATTTTGATAAGATGTATTATCGTAAAGATATTGGTTTCGACTTATAA
- a CDS encoding ABC transporter ATP-binding protein: protein MIHTKDLSKTYNGTTVLNIEELNIPKGQSFGLVGNNGAGKTTYFSLLLDLIKPTTGSITSNDVIVDKSEDWKPFTSAFIDESFLIGYLTPEEYFYFIGDLRGQNKADVDALTSQFEDFFNGEILGKKKYLRDLSKGNQKKAGIVAALIGNPEVIILDEPFANLDPTTQIRLKQILKDLAQKQGVTILVSSHDLMHVTDVCERIVVLEKGNVVKDLETNPTTLKELEAHFSGSMAAQEEE from the coding sequence ATGATACATACAAAAGACCTTTCAAAAACATATAACGGAACAACCGTTTTAAATATCGAAGAGTTAAACATTCCTAAGGGCCAAAGTTTTGGTTTGGTAGGCAATAACGGAGCAGGAAAAACTACTTACTTTAGTTTGTTGCTAGATTTAATAAAGCCCACGACAGGAAGCATTACTAGTAACGATGTTATTGTAGATAAAAGTGAAGATTGGAAACCTTTTACGTCTGCATTTATAGACGAAAGCTTTTTAATAGGCTATTTAACACCAGAAGAATACTTTTATTTTATAGGTGATTTAAGAGGACAAAACAAAGCGGATGTTGATGCCTTAACGTCTCAGTTCGAAGATTTCTTTAATGGTGAAATTCTTGGTAAGAAAAAATACTTGCGCGATTTAAGTAAAGGAAACCAAAAGAAAGCAGGTATTGTAGCTGCACTTATAGGCAATCCTGAAGTAATTATTCTAGATGAGCCGTTTGCGAATTTAGATCCAACAACGCAAATACGCTTAAAGCAAATTCTTAAAGATTTGGCACAAAAACAAGGTGTTACTATTTTGGTGTCTAGTCACGATTTAATGCACGTTACGGATGTTTGCGAACGCATTGTTGTACTAGAAAAAGGTAATGTTGTAAAAGATTTAGAAACCAATCCAACTACTTTAAAAGAACTTGAAGCTCATTTTTCTGGCAGTATGGCTGCTCAAGAGGAAGAATAA
- a CDS encoding ferredoxin--NADP reductase: MAQFHTLKIKSVKKVTEHAVAISFEIPDSLKANFAFNAGQYITLKTTINGEEIRRDYSICASKNSGDLTVAVKSVDGGTFSVYANTELKTGDTIEVAEPNGRFVFEPNEAKTRTVAAFAAGSGITPVLSIAKTLLEEEQFSNFILVYGNKSSEDTMFFADLVEMQAKYGNRFHVHFIYSQSREEGALLGRIEKSTVNLMVKNKYQGVNIEAFYLCGPEAMIHTVKDTLVENGIKEKAIFFELFTAPVVAENENSVEDLSGNTKIKVLVDDEEFEFEMSKEQSILEATLKQDIDAPYSCQGGICSSCIARLTEGEAKMRQNNILTDNEVAEGLVLTCQAHPTTAAVTVDYDDV; the protein is encoded by the coding sequence ATGGCACAATTTCATACCCTAAAAATAAAGTCCGTAAAAAAAGTTACAGAACATGCTGTAGCGATCTCTTTTGAAATTCCTGATTCCTTAAAGGCTAATTTTGCTTTCAACGCAGGACAATACATCACACTAAAAACCACAATTAATGGTGAAGAAATACGTCGCGACTACTCTATTTGCGCGTCAAAAAATAGTGGTGATTTAACCGTTGCTGTAAAATCGGTTGATGGTGGTACATTTTCAGTTTATGCCAATACAGAGCTAAAAACAGGAGATACTATTGAAGTTGCTGAGCCTAATGGTCGCTTTGTTTTTGAACCAAACGAAGCTAAAACCAGAACCGTTGCTGCTTTTGCTGCTGGTAGTGGTATTACTCCAGTTTTAAGCATTGCCAAAACACTTTTGGAGGAAGAACAGTTTAGCAATTTTATTTTGGTTTATGGAAATAAGTCTTCTGAAGACACGATGTTTTTTGCCGATTTGGTAGAAATGCAAGCCAAGTACGGTAATCGTTTTCATGTACATTTTATATATAGCCAATCTCGTGAAGAAGGTGCTTTATTAGGACGAATAGAAAAAAGCACTGTTAACCTTATGGTTAAAAATAAGTACCAAGGTGTAAACATTGAAGCTTTTTATTTATGCGGACCAGAAGCCATGATTCATACTGTAAAAGACACATTAGTTGAAAACGGCATTAAAGAAAAGGCTATTTTCTTCGAGTTATTTACAGCACCTGTTGTCGCAGAAAACGAAAATTCGGTTGAAGATTTATCTGGTAACACCAAAATAAAAGTATTAGTAGATGATGAAGAGTTTGAGTTTGAAATGTCTAAAGAGCAATCTATTCTAGAAGCGACTTTAAAACAAGATATTGATGCACCATACTCTTGCCAAGGTGGAATTTGCAGTAGCTGTATTGCACGCTTAACCGAAGGTGAAGCCAAGATGAGACAAAACAATATTCTTACAGATAATGAAGTTGCTGAAGGCTTAGTGTTAACTTGCCAAGCGCATCCTACAACAGCTGCGGTTACTGTAGATTATGATGATGTGTAA
- the porW gene encoding type IX secretion system periplasmic lipoprotein PorW/SprE, producing the protein MAIIVQNCSRKKDTFINRNFHALGTKYNILYNGDIALDRGKLAVNDAYTENFWELLPVERMQVNDDIFLPGQSKNADFERAEEKAIKAIQKHGMNIDGKEKNPQIDEAYLLLGKARYYDQRFVPALAAFNNILNKYPTSDKINQVKIWREKSNMRLDNNEGAIKKLKRLLDEEELEDQDLADATATLAQAYINIKAKDSAIPLLGIAAENTKVKSEKARFHFIRGQLYNEFKEKDSANMEFDAIIDMHRQIPRAFYINAHLEKSYNFEPTEGNEVEFVEYLTELEENRENRPFLDKIYYRIAEFHRNKASDSMAEAYYNKSLRKITSDKYLRALNYETVGNMYFDRNVYKTAGAYYDSTLTAMTPNTKPYRILKRKRENLDDVIYYEGVAQVNDSILHMVSLPKEEQLAIYAKYAEELKEKALEEEKRKEEESKKQESRQNTALNTSKDKNSRPNLNPRGLPGEFAVKGGNNGSSFYFYNSTTVSYGKNEFLKIWGDRKLQDNWRLSNQKTGIKDTGKTESATSITGKEDEYNPETYIASLPTEQKVLDSIAKERNFAYYQLGIIYREKFRELLLSQSRFEDLLQNNPEERLILPSKYNLYRIYTELGLTTKAEAMKSDIVTNYPDSRYAEILLNPQSELSKDENSPEAIYTNLYKQFENQEYAEVIAEAERQIKRLEGDDFLPKFEILKASARGRLYGFEEYKKGIDYIALTYPNTDEGKKAQELLKNAIPVLAKKEFIEDDKATHFNVVYQFEKGSEEDIDAFVKTLNEEIEKKIKYFDLTTSIDVYDENTTFVVVHGLTSIQGASGFAQLLQSDEKDSRGRPVKPKITKEYFAISSPNYAIIQRHKNLNAYLKLE; encoded by the coding sequence TTGGCAATTATTGTCCAAAATTGCTCGCGAAAAAAGGACACCTTTATCAACAGAAACTTTCATGCTTTAGGTACAAAGTATAATATTCTATATAATGGTGACATTGCTTTAGATAGAGGTAAACTTGCCGTTAATGACGCTTACACTGAGAACTTTTGGGAACTACTCCCTGTAGAGCGTATGCAGGTTAATGATGATATATTTTTGCCTGGACAATCCAAAAATGCAGATTTTGAGCGCGCAGAAGAAAAAGCAATAAAAGCTATTCAAAAGCACGGAATGAATATTGATGGCAAAGAGAAAAACCCTCAAATAGATGAAGCTTATCTTCTCTTAGGAAAAGCAAGATATTACGACCAACGTTTTGTGCCAGCACTTGCGGCTTTCAATAATATTTTAAACAAATACCCAACAAGCGATAAGATTAACCAAGTAAAGATTTGGCGCGAAAAATCTAACATGCGTTTAGATAACAACGAAGGCGCCATCAAAAAATTAAAACGATTACTAGACGAGGAAGAGTTAGAAGACCAAGATTTAGCAGATGCAACCGCTACTTTGGCTCAAGCATACATTAATATTAAAGCAAAAGATAGTGCTATACCATTGTTAGGTATTGCGGCAGAAAACACCAAAGTAAAAAGCGAAAAAGCACGTTTTCATTTTATAAGAGGGCAACTCTACAACGAGTTCAAGGAAAAGGATAGCGCTAATATGGAGTTTGATGCCATTATAGATATGCACAGACAAATTCCTAGAGCGTTTTACATAAACGCACACCTTGAAAAATCATATAATTTTGAACCTACAGAAGGGAATGAGGTTGAGTTCGTAGAATACCTAACCGAACTAGAGGAAAACAGAGAAAACAGACCATTCTTAGATAAGATTTATTACCGAATAGCAGAGTTTCATCGTAATAAAGCTTCAGATAGTATGGCAGAAGCGTACTACAACAAATCGTTGCGAAAAATAACTTCCGACAAGTACTTAAGAGCACTCAATTATGAAACTGTAGGAAACATGTATTTTGATCGCAATGTGTACAAAACTGCGGGTGCGTATTACGATAGTACACTAACTGCAATGACACCAAACACAAAGCCCTACAGAATCTTAAAACGCAAGCGAGAAAACTTAGATGATGTTATTTACTATGAAGGTGTAGCTCAAGTTAATGATAGCATTCTGCACATGGTTAGTTTACCAAAAGAAGAACAGCTAGCTATTTATGCCAAGTATGCTGAGGAATTAAAAGAAAAAGCACTTGAAGAAGAAAAACGCAAGGAAGAAGAGTCAAAAAAACAGGAGTCGAGACAAAATACAGCATTAAATACTTCAAAAGACAAAAACTCAAGACCTAATTTAAACCCTAGAGGATTGCCAGGTGAATTTGCTGTAAAAGGCGGAAATAATGGTAGTAGCTTCTATTTCTACAATTCGACAACTGTTTCTTATGGAAAAAACGAATTTTTAAAAATTTGGGGAGATCGAAAACTACAGGATAATTGGAGATTGTCTAACCAAAAAACAGGAATAAAAGATACCGGTAAAACAGAAAGCGCAACATCTATCACAGGAAAAGAAGATGAGTACAATCCTGAGACTTATATTGCCTCATTGCCAACAGAGCAAAAGGTTTTAGACAGTATCGCCAAAGAAAGAAACTTCGCCTATTATCAATTAGGAATCATCTACAGAGAAAAATTCAGAGAACTATTGTTGTCTCAATCTCGTTTTGAAGATTTATTGCAAAATAATCCAGAAGAACGACTCATATTACCTTCAAAATATAATTTATACAGAATTTACACGGAGTTGGGTTTAACAACAAAAGCAGAGGCGATGAAGTCTGATATTGTCACCAACTATCCAGACTCCCGATATGCCGAAATTTTATTAAACCCACAATCAGAACTGTCTAAAGACGAGAATAGTCCAGAAGCCATCTATACTAATCTTTATAAACAATTTGAAAATCAAGAATATGCTGAGGTTATTGCCGAAGCTGAAAGACAAATTAAACGTTTAGAAGGAGATGATTTCTTACCTAAGTTCGAAATTCTTAAGGCTTCAGCTAGAGGACGCCTTTACGGATTTGAAGAATATAAAAAGGGAATAGATTACATTGCATTAACGTATCCTAACACAGACGAAGGTAAAAAAGCGCAGGAATTATTAAAAAATGCCATTCCTGTATTAGCTAAAAAAGAATTCATAGAAGACGATAAAGCCACTCATTTTAATGTAGTATATCAATTTGAAAAAGGCTCAGAAGAAGACATAGATGCTTTTGTAAAAACACTTAATGAAGAGATTGAGAAAAAAATAAAATATTTCGACTTAACAACATCAATAGATGTGTATGATGAAAACACAACATTTGTTGTAGTACATGGTCTTACAAGTATACAAGGTGCAAGTGGTTTTGCGCAACTATTGCAATCCGATGAAAAGGACAGCAGAGGCAGACCAGTAAAGCCTAAAATTACGAAAGAGTACTTTGCTATTTCGTCTCCTAACTACGCTATTATTCAACGTCATAAAAACCTAAACGCATACCTGAAACTAGAGTAA
- a CDS encoding DUF5687 family protein, with the protein MIKHFLNLEWKQYFRSSYWQKSMALNILLVFFALYFIVMFLGLGFGLLFILKKTYPDQDPFVIANGLLFYWLMVDLMMRFFLQKLPVMSVKPLLTLPIKRSTIVHFVLGKSALSFFNFLPLFAIIPFSIMLIKEGYETSQILPWMFALIIVVLIINFLNFIIEALSSKTDLPFLPILATVGVLSGLEYFNIVSMTSLVGNAFMGISNNPVLIVIPIVILAITYAFNFKILREKLFLDSGLKSKVTEVKAADLSWTNRFGDIAPFMQLDLKLIWRNKRTKSSAFLMLIGLLYGLFFYTQPIYRDSLYASSIVGIFSTGIFLISFGQFIPAWDSGYYKMLMSQNIKYEQYLRSKFVLMMLSVVIMFVLGIPYIYFGWKILVVHFAAAVYNIGVNSHIMLFGGSFNRKKIDLNQRAAFNYQGTGAVQWIIGLPIMLIPLVIFSVANYFIGFEVGVAVLILIGVAGIVFHKKLMKSITQRYLDSKYKMIDAFSQDN; encoded by the coding sequence ATGATAAAGCACTTTCTTAATTTAGAGTGGAAACAGTATTTCCGTTCGTCATATTGGCAAAAGAGTATGGCATTAAATATTCTTCTTGTCTTTTTTGCACTTTACTTTATTGTCATGTTCTTAGGTTTAGGTTTTGGATTGCTCTTTATCTTAAAGAAAACATATCCAGATCAAGACCCTTTTGTAATAGCTAACGGACTTTTATTCTACTGGCTTATGGTAGATCTCATGATGCGTTTCTTTTTGCAAAAGCTACCAGTAATGAGCGTTAAACCTTTGCTCACATTACCAATAAAGCGCTCTACCATTGTACATTTTGTACTTGGTAAATCTGCATTGTCGTTTTTTAACTTTTTACCACTTTTTGCGATTATTCCATTTAGCATAATGCTTATTAAAGAAGGTTACGAAACTTCTCAGATACTGCCCTGGATGTTTGCTTTAATAATTGTGGTACTCATTATTAATTTCTTAAACTTTATTATTGAAGCTTTATCCTCAAAAACCGATCTACCATTTTTACCAATATTAGCAACCGTTGGTGTTCTATCTGGTTTAGAGTATTTCAATATTGTATCAATGACGTCTTTGGTAGGTAATGCTTTTATGGGTATTTCTAACAATCCAGTTTTAATTGTAATTCCAATAGTAATATTAGCGATAACTTATGCTTTCAATTTTAAAATTTTAAGAGAAAAACTATTCTTAGATAGTGGGTTAAAATCTAAGGTTACAGAGGTTAAGGCAGCAGATTTATCTTGGACCAACCGTTTTGGGGACATTGCACCTTTTATGCAGTTAGACTTAAAGTTAATTTGGAGAAATAAACGCACAAAGTCATCAGCTTTTCTGATGCTTATAGGTTTGTTGTACGGCTTATTCTTTTACACGCAACCAATATATAGAGACTCGTTATATGCGTCATCTATTGTGGGAATTTTTTCAACAGGTATTTTCCTTATCAGTTTTGGGCAGTTTATTCCAGCTTGGGATAGTGGTTATTATAAAATGCTAATGAGTCAAAATATTAAATATGAGCAATATCTGCGTTCAAAATTTGTGCTTATGATGTTAAGTGTGGTTATTATGTTTGTTTTAGGCATTCCTTATATTTATTTTGGATGGAAAATACTAGTTGTGCATTTTGCAGCAGCTGTCTATAACATTGGTGTGAACTCGCACATCATGTTATTCGGAGGTTCTTTCAACAGAAAGAAAATAGATCTTAATCAGCGAGCAGCCTTTAACTATCAAGGGACAGGAGCTGTACAGTGGATTATCGGATTACCAATTATGTTAATTCCGTTGGTGATTTTTTCAGTAGCCAACTACTTTATTGGTTTCGAAGTAGGAGTAGCGGTTCTTATTTTAATAGGTGTTGCAGGTATAGTATTTCATAAAAAACTCATGAAATCCATCACACAACGTTACTTAGATTCAAAATACAAAATGATTGACGCATTTAGTCAAGATAACTAA
- the upp gene encoding uracil phosphoribosyltransferase: MQIHNLSETPSILNTFMSEIRDVNIQNDRMRFRRNIERIGEVLGYELSKSLYFQAHKTKTPLGNHNTTLYKNDIVLCSILRAGVPLHNGLLNYFDAAENAFISAYRHHKHNPESFEIIVEYLACPSLEGKTLILADPMLATGQSMVATYEALKPFGTPKDIHLVSVIGAKEGVDFVSKHFDKNAHLWIADIDGTLNEKGYIVPGLGDAGDLAFGNKLQQ; this comes from the coding sequence ATGCAAATTCATAACCTTTCTGAAACGCCTTCAATTTTAAATACTTTTATGTCTGAAATTAGAGATGTGAACATTCAAAATGACCGTATGCGTTTTAGACGAAATATTGAACGTATTGGTGAAGTTTTAGGTTATGAGTTAAGCAAATCGCTTTATTTTCAAGCACACAAAACCAAAACACCTCTCGGAAATCACAACACTACTTTGTATAAAAATGATATTGTGCTATGTTCTATTTTAAGAGCTGGTGTGCCTTTACATAATGGCTTATTGAACTATTTTGATGCAGCAGAAAACGCATTCATTTCAGCTTACAGACATCATAAACACAATCCTGAAAGTTTTGAAATTATTGTTGAATATTTAGCCTGTCCAAGTCTAGAAGGTAAAACTTTAATTCTTGCAGACCCTATGTTGGCAACAGGACAATCTATGGTAGCAACCTACGAAGCACTTAAACCTTTTGGCACTCCAAAAGATATTCACTTAGTAAGTGTTATTGGAGCAAAAGAAGGTGTTGATTTTGTTTCTAAGCATTTTGACAAAAATGCTCATTTATGGATAGCAGATATTGATGGTACACTAAACGAAAAAGGCTACATTGTACCAGGTTTAGGTGATGCAGGTGACTTAGCTTTTGGCAATAAACTACAGCAATAA
- a CDS encoding DUF6341 family protein: MKDFFYAIQDLFVNVLFAPLDYLRELELSSWFAANTMSWIFMAIGFVAFVYWMKQLATFNANNEEDKSISSHSYL; the protein is encoded by the coding sequence ATGAAGGATTTCTTTTACGCAATACAAGATTTATTTGTCAACGTATTATTTGCACCATTAGACTATTTAAGAGAGCTTGAACTTTCTTCTTGGTTTGCTGCAAACACTATGTCATGGATTTTTATGGCTATTGGCTTTGTTGCATTTGTTTATTGGATGAAACAACTTGCTACATTTAATGCAAATAACGAAGAAGACAAAAGTATTTCTTCGCACTCTTATTTATAA